The Rhodoferax ferrireducens T118 DNA segment GCAAGGCCCCGGTTTTGAGCAAGGCCTCCTGTCGCCTGAACTCGGTCAGACCCTCCGGCGTGCCTGCGACAGCCTTGGGCAAGTCAGGGATAGGGTCAGTTTTTAACATGGTCGATGATTGTTATAGCGCGAATGAGCATACCGACCCAGTTTGCGCTGGTCCGTGCGTTATCGAACATAAGGCGGCAATTTCATGAAGCGGGCCAATGGGGACTCTTTAGCGCTGGCGAACATCGCCCAGCAAACGATCGTATTCATTTTTCACCACGCCGTAGCATTCACACACGCGCGACTCCAAGCCCTGGCGGTCAAGCACCGTGATGTGGCCGCGGCGGTAGCGAATGCACTGCGCTTGCTGCAAGTGCCCGGCAGCGGCGGTGATGCCTTCACGGCGAACGCCGATCATGCTGGCAATCAATTCCTGCGTCATGGTCAGCTCAGTCGAGGGCAAACGATCCAGCGTTGCCAACAGCCAGCGGCACAACTGTTGCTCCACCGAATGGTGCCGATTGCAGACTGCGGTTTGGGACATCTGCGTCATCAAGGCCTGGGTGTAGCGCAGCAGCAAACGCATCATCGGGCCAGCCCGATTGAATTCTTCCAGCAGCAAGTGCGTTTTCAGCCGGTAACCGCTACCACCCGTCTGCACCGTGGCGCAGTGGGGCGTGCTGTTGCCGCCCAGGAACAGCGAAACGCCGAGCATGCCCTCATTGCCCACCCCCGCGATCTCGGCCGAGCCGCCATCCTCCGTCGTGTATTGGAGCGACACAATGGCCGTGGCTGGAAAATAGACGTGCTGCAACTGGCCACCGGATTCACAAAGCACGTCGCCCAGCAACATGGGAACCAACTCCAATTGGGGCGCGATGCGCTCCAACTCAGCGGCCGGCAGGGCCGCGAGAAGGTGGTTTTGAGTGGGGCCCCGCGGCAAATCCATATGCAGTCTCCGAAAGAGCGCCAAAGCGGCATGGGCATGCGCGATCATAACTGCGACTCTGTGACGACTGACTGCTCTTGGTCAATGAGCTGAAAACGACTTGATCGCTTGATGGGGCATCAGCGCGTCGCCAGCTGTCCGGCGCACCGGCCAAGAACATCTTCTGGCAAGTCACGGACAGTGTGGCCATTGGAACGACCGCGCACTTGGAGGGCATCGTGCTGGGTAAAACGCTGGTTGCCGTGAATACGGGCGCATCGTCGAACGGCCGGCTGTTCGCACAAACTGCCGTCATGCTTCAAATGTCGCCGTCACGGCAATTGACATTAGATGAACCCTTCACCACTCACAGCTCTTGAAAGTGATGGGCATCGCCCATAATTGAAGGTTGGCGGCGCCGATCCCAGGGCGCCGGTTTCATTTGTCAGACCTTCGAACCCAAAATGACCAAACAAACCCTTTCCTTCCAGGCCGAAGTGGCCCAGTTGCTGCACCTCGTCACCCATTCGCTGTACTCCAACAAAGAGATTTTCCTGCGCGAGTTGATTTCCAACGCGTCGGACGCCTGCGACAAGCTGCGTTACGAGGCCATCAACGACAGCGGCCTGTACGAAGACGCACCCACCCTTGAAGTGCGCGTGTCGTTCGACCCGGCGGCCAAAACGCTCACGATCTCCGACAACGGCATCGGTATGAGCGCACAGGAAGCCATTGACCACCTGGGCACGATTGCCAAGAGCGGCACCAAAGATTTTGTGAGCAAGCTCAGCGGCGACCAAAAAGCCGACTCGCAGCTCATCGGCCAGTTCGGCGTCGGTTTTTACTCCGGCTTTATCGTGGCCGACAAGATCACGGTCGAGTCGCGCCGCGCTGGCATGAAAGCCTCTGAGGGTGTGCGCTGGATCAGCGGCGGCGCCGGTGACTTTGAAGTTGAAACCATCGAGCGCGCAGCACGCGGCACCAGCGTCATCCTGCACCTGCGCGACGACGCCATGGACTATTGCAGCGCCTGGAAGCTCAAGAGCATCATCAACAAGTATTCAGACCACATCAGCCTGCCGATCCTGATGGAAAAAGAAGAGTGGAAAGATGGCGAACTGATCAACCCGAGTGACGAAAAGGGCGGCCGCCAGCCCGGTGGCATGGTCAAGACCGGCGAGTGGGAAACCGTCAACAAGGGCAACGCCATCTGGGCGCGCGCCAAGAAAGACATCACGCCCGAGCAGTACACCGAGTTCTACAAACAGATCAGCCATGATTTTGAGGCGCCGCTGGCCTACACCCACAACCGGGTCGAAGGCAGCACCGAATACACGCAACTGCTGTACCTGCCCAGCAAAGCGCCGATGGACTTGTTCAACCGCGAGAAGTCTGCGGGCGTCAAGCTCTATGTGAAACGCGTTTTCATCATGGACGACGCCGAGGCGCTCTTACCCACCTACCTGCGCTTTGTCAAGGGCGTGGTCGATTCGGCCGACCTGCCGCTCAACGTGAGCCGGGAGCTTCTGCAGGAAAGCCGCGACGTCAAAGCCATCCGTGAAGGTTGTACCAAACGCGTGCTGGGCATGCTGGAAGATCTGGCCAAGCATGACAAGCTGCCAGCACCTTCCGCCGACGGCGGGACGGACACCACCGCAGGGGTTTCCGATGTCTTGAGTGAAGAAGACAAGGCCAACGAGGGCAAGTACAGCAAGTTCTACGCCGAATTTGGCGCCGTGCTGAAAGAAGGCCTGGGCGAAGACTATGCCAACAAGGACCGTCTGGCCAAGCTCTTGCGTTTTGCCAGCAGCAGCACCGACACCGTGAGCGTGAGCTTCGCCGACTACAAGGCGCGCATGAAAGAAGGCCAGGAAGCCATCTACTACATCACCGCCGATACCCCGGCTGCCGCCAAGAACAGCCCGCAACTCGAAGTGTTCAAGAAAAAGGGCATTGAAGTGCTCTTGATGACCGATCGCGTGGACGAATGGGCGCTGAACTACCTGCAGGAATTTGACGGCACGCCGCTGCAGTCCGTGGCCAAGGGCGCGGTCGACCTGGGCAAGCTGCAAGACGAGGCCGAGAAGAAAGCGGCCGAAGAAGCGGCTGAAACCTTCAAGCCCTTGCTGGCCAAGCTGAAAGAAGCGCTCAAAGACAAAGCCGAGGACGTGCGCGTGACCACCCGGCTGGTCGACTCGCCCGCCTGCCTGGTGGTGCAAGACCACGGCATGAGCACCCAACTGGCGCGCATGCTCAAGCAGGCGGGTCAGGCCGCACCGGACGTCAAACCGGTGCTGGAAGTCAACGCCGAACACCCGCTGGTGAAAAAGCTCGATGGCTCGGTGCACTTCAACGACCTGGCCCACATCCTGTTCGACCAGGCGCTGCTGGCCGAAGGCGGCCTGCCCGCTGACCCGGCGGCTTATGTGAAACGGGTGAATGCCTTGTTGGTGTGATTTTTATATAACAAATAAGGCTCTAACCCCTGTCGCTACTGCGTTATATGCTACTTAATTAGTAGCAATTCAAGCGCAAAAAGCCCCGCAGTCAAACCGACTGGCGGGGCTTTTTTTAGGGGTGCTTGTGTGTCGGCGGCAATCTAACGCGGCGTTGCCCCCGGGCTTGTCATCGTGCCGTCAGCTATGCCACCAGCAGCGTGCCCGGGCATTCCAGGTAACCGCGCATTCTTTGGATGAATTCAGCCGCATACATGCCGTCCACCACCCGGTGGTCGAACGATGACGACAGGTTCATCATCTTGCGCGCCACCACCAGCCCGCCTCTGATCATGGGCCGCTCAACGATGCGGTTGGTGCCCACAATGCCCACTTCGGGGTGGTTGATCACCGGGGTGCTGACAATACCCCCCAGCGCGCCCAGGCTGGTCAGGGTGATGGTGGAGCCGCTCAAATCCTCGCGCGCGGCCTTGCCGCTGCGGGCGGCTTCGCTGGCGCGCAGCACGGCGCTTGCTGTGGCCCACAGGTCCAGCGTTTCGGCGTGGCGGATCACCGGCACCATCAGACCGTTGCTGGTCTGGGTGGCCATGCCCAGATGCACGGCCGAATAACGGGTGACCACACCGGCTTCGTCGTCATAACGGGCGTTGACCTCGGGGTGCTCACGCACCGCCAGCACCATGGCGCGGATCAAGAACGGCAGCAGGGTCAGGCGGCCCCGCGTGGCGCCGTACTGGGTGTTCAAGCGCGCGCGCAGGTCTTCGAGTTCGGTCACGTCGATTTCTTCGACATAGGTGAAGTGCGGAATGCGGCGTTTCGCCTCCTGCATTTTTTGCGCGATCTTGCG contains these protein-coding regions:
- a CDS encoding ice-binding family protein, which gives rise to MSGAPAKNIFWQVTDSVAIGTTAHLEGIVLGKTLVAVNTGASSNGRLFAQTAVMLQMSPSRQLTLDEPFTTHSS
- the htpG gene encoding molecular chaperone HtpG; amino-acid sequence: MTKQTLSFQAEVAQLLHLVTHSLYSNKEIFLRELISNASDACDKLRYEAINDSGLYEDAPTLEVRVSFDPAAKTLTISDNGIGMSAQEAIDHLGTIAKSGTKDFVSKLSGDQKADSQLIGQFGVGFYSGFIVADKITVESRRAGMKASEGVRWISGGAGDFEVETIERAARGTSVILHLRDDAMDYCSAWKLKSIINKYSDHISLPILMEKEEWKDGELINPSDEKGGRQPGGMVKTGEWETVNKGNAIWARAKKDITPEQYTEFYKQISHDFEAPLAYTHNRVEGSTEYTQLLYLPSKAPMDLFNREKSAGVKLYVKRVFIMDDAEALLPTYLRFVKGVVDSADLPLNVSRELLQESRDVKAIREGCTKRVLGMLEDLAKHDKLPAPSADGGTDTTAGVSDVLSEEDKANEGKYSKFYAEFGAVLKEGLGEDYANKDRLAKLLRFASSSTDTVSVSFADYKARMKEGQEAIYYITADTPAAAKNSPQLEVFKKKGIEVLLMTDRVDEWALNYLQEFDGTPLQSVAKGAVDLGKLQDEAEKKAAEEAAETFKPLLAKLKEALKDKAEDVRVTTRLVDSPACLVVQDHGMSTQLARMLKQAGQAAPDVKPVLEVNAEHPLVKKLDGSVHFNDLAHILFDQALLAEGGLPADPAAYVKRVNALLV
- a CDS encoding Crp/Fnr family transcriptional regulator encodes the protein MDLPRGPTQNHLLAALPAAELERIAPQLELVPMLLGDVLCESGGQLQHVYFPATAIVSLQYTTEDGGSAEIAGVGNEGMLGVSLFLGGNSTPHCATVQTGGSGYRLKTHLLLEEFNRAGPMMRLLLRYTQALMTQMSQTAVCNRHHSVEQQLCRWLLATLDRLPSTELTMTQELIASMIGVRREGITAAAGHLQQAQCIRYRRGHITVLDRQGLESRVCECYGVVKNEYDRLLGDVRQR
- a CDS encoding dihydrolipoamide acetyltransferase family protein, which translates into the protein MSIQTIKMPDIGEGIAEVELVVWHVKVGDVVAEDQILADVMTDKATVEIPSSVAGTVVSLNVTAGQVVAVGTEIIHIEVQGSAQPAADAAVVPVTAPAAAVAAPVAAPAPAAKTPTPALATVAAPQPAPTATAPVARPRGALSIAAPAVRRQAWELGIDLGTITGTGPAGRITQDDLDAHAKRGGHAPERAGADQRYAQRDGEEAIPVIGLRRKIAQKMQEAKRRIPHFTYVEEIDVTELEDLRARLNTQYGATRGRLTLLPFLIRAMVLAVREHPEVNARYDDEAGVVTRYSAVHLGMATQTSNGLMVPVIRHAETLDLWATASAVLRASEAARSGKAAREDLSGSTITLTSLGALGGIVSTPVINHPEVGIVGTNRIVERPMIRGGLVVARKMMNLSSSFDHRVVDGMYAAEFIQRMRGYLECPGTLLVA